One Pseudonocardia sediminis DNA window includes the following coding sequences:
- a CDS encoding cytochrome P450, with amino-acid sequence MSAPTAAPDILSPEFAADPYSAYRVMRDDHPLIWHEPTQSYVISRYADVVRAFKDPLFTSRNYDWQLEPVHGRTILQMDGREHSTHRNLVAPAFRGRDLAEKFVPVIERNSAELIEAFAADGEVDLVAQYATRFPINVIVDMLGLPKSDHEHFHRWYTSIMGFLSNLSGDETVMADGIRTKGEFEDYMVPIIAARRENPGDDLLSTLCTAEIDGERMTDHEIKAFCSLLLTAGGETTDKAIASVMSNLVAHPDQLAAVRADHSLIPAAFAETLRHSPPVHMIMRQPAEDVELSGGTVEAGRTVTCLIGAANRDPEQYERPDEFDIARPDLDQGRAYTAGANHTAFALGRHFCVGALLARTELETAVAHLLDAMDDIAFADGAPPPEHGVFTRAPSQLRLTFTPTT; translated from the coding sequence GTGTCCGCTCCCACCGCCGCCCCGGACATCCTCTCCCCGGAGTTCGCCGCCGACCCGTACTCGGCGTACCGCGTGATGCGCGACGACCACCCGCTGATCTGGCACGAGCCGACGCAGAGCTACGTGATCAGCCGCTACGCCGACGTCGTCCGGGCGTTCAAGGACCCGCTGTTCACCAGCCGCAACTACGACTGGCAGCTCGAACCGGTGCACGGCCGCACGATCCTGCAGATGGACGGCCGCGAGCACTCCACGCACCGCAACCTGGTCGCACCGGCGTTCCGCGGGCGCGACCTGGCCGAGAAGTTCGTGCCGGTGATCGAGCGGAACTCCGCCGAGCTGATCGAGGCCTTCGCCGCCGACGGTGAGGTCGACCTGGTCGCGCAGTACGCGACCCGGTTCCCGATCAACGTCATCGTCGACATGCTCGGACTGCCGAAGTCCGACCACGAGCACTTCCACCGCTGGTACACCTCGATCATGGGGTTCCTGTCGAACCTCTCCGGCGACGAGACGGTGATGGCCGACGGGATCCGGACCAAGGGCGAGTTCGAGGACTACATGGTCCCGATCATCGCCGCGCGGCGGGAGAATCCCGGCGACGACCTGCTCTCCACGCTGTGCACCGCCGAGATCGACGGTGAGCGGATGACCGACCACGAGATCAAGGCGTTCTGCAGCCTGCTGCTCACCGCGGGCGGCGAGACCACCGACAAGGCCATCGCCAGCGTGATGAGCAACCTGGTCGCGCACCCGGACCAGCTCGCCGCCGTCCGCGCCGACCACTCCCTGATCCCGGCCGCGTTCGCCGAGACGCTGCGCCACTCCCCGCCGGTCCACATGATCATGCGCCAGCCGGCCGAGGACGTGGAGCTCTCCGGCGGCACGGTCGAGGCGGGGAGGACCGTCACCTGCCTGATCGGCGCCGCGAACCGTGACCCGGAGCAGTACGAGCGCCCCGACGAGTTCGACATCGCCCGCCCCGACCTGGACCAGGGCCGCGCCTACACCGCCGGTGCCAACCACACGGCGTTCGCGCTGGGGCGGCACTTCTGCGTCGGCGCGCTGCTGGCCCGCACCGAGCTGGAGACGGCCGTCGCGCACCTGCTCGACGCGATGGACGACATCGCCTTCGCCGACGGCGCCCCGCCGCCCGAGCACGGCGTGTTCACCCGCGCCCCGTCGCAGCTGCGTCTCACCTTCACCCCGACCACCTGA
- the glpK gene encoding glycerol kinase GlpK: MTGAAGTGERVVAAIDQGTTSTRCLLFTHSGRMVAVAQREHRQHYPRPGLVEHDAMEIWRNVRRVVPAALRRAGLEPSNVVALGIANQRETTLVWNRHTGIPLARAITWQDTRTDTIVERLVSEGQTGLYAGISGLGPATYFAGPRLQWLLDHVPGAREGAESGDVLFGTIETWLIWRLTGGPDGGRHVTDVTNASRTMLMDLRTLQWSDELLDALRVPRRMLPEIRSNSEVYGHCTGVLDGVPVAGALGDQQAALVGQTCFAPGEAKCTYGTGGFLLKNTGSRIAGSEDGLIPTVGYLFGDDPVYALEGSIAMTGSLVQWFRDALGMISTAAQIETLAMTVPDNGGCYVVPAFSGLYAPRWHPDARGVIVGLTSYIHRGHLARAVLEATAWQTREVLDAMNRDSGLPVTRLKVDGGMTANHLLMQFVADVLDVPVERPLGSEAVSLGAAYAAGLAVGYWPDLEVLRRNWHRAAAWEPGMDPGLRRREHENWGRAVDRSFGWARHSS; encoded by the coding sequence ATGACCGGCGCCGCCGGGACCGGCGAGCGCGTCGTCGCGGCCATCGACCAGGGAACGACGTCGACCCGCTGCCTGCTGTTCACCCACTCCGGGCGGATGGTCGCGGTCGCCCAGCGCGAGCACCGCCAGCACTACCCCCGCCCGGGACTGGTCGAGCACGACGCGATGGAGATCTGGCGCAACGTGCGCCGCGTCGTCCCCGCGGCCCTGCGGCGGGCCGGTCTGGAGCCGTCGAACGTGGTCGCGCTGGGCATCGCCAACCAGCGCGAGACGACGCTGGTGTGGAACCGGCACACCGGCATCCCGCTGGCCCGGGCGATCACCTGGCAGGACACCCGCACCGACACGATCGTCGAACGCCTGGTCTCCGAGGGGCAGACCGGGCTCTACGCCGGGATCAGCGGGCTGGGCCCGGCCACCTACTTCGCCGGCCCGCGCCTGCAGTGGCTGCTCGACCACGTGCCCGGCGCCCGCGAGGGGGCCGAGTCCGGCGACGTCCTGTTCGGGACCATCGAGACCTGGCTGATCTGGCGGCTCACCGGCGGCCCGGACGGCGGTCGGCACGTCACCGACGTGACCAACGCCAGCCGCACGATGCTGATGGACCTACGCACCCTGCAGTGGTCCGACGAGCTGCTCGACGCGCTGCGGGTGCCGCGCCGGATGCTGCCCGAGATCCGGTCCAACTCCGAGGTCTACGGGCACTGCACCGGCGTCCTCGACGGCGTCCCGGTGGCCGGGGCGCTCGGTGACCAGCAGGCCGCGCTCGTCGGGCAGACCTGCTTCGCCCCCGGCGAGGCCAAGTGCACCTACGGCACCGGCGGGTTCCTGCTCAAGAACACCGGCTCCCGGATCGCCGGCTCCGAGGACGGGCTGATCCCGACCGTCGGCTACCTGTTCGGCGACGACCCCGTCTACGCCCTCGAGGGCTCGATCGCGATGACCGGGTCGCTGGTGCAGTGGTTCCGCGACGCGCTCGGGATGATCTCCACCGCGGCCCAGATCGAGACCCTGGCCATGACCGTCCCGGACAACGGCGGGTGCTACGTCGTGCCCGCGTTCTCCGGGCTCTACGCCCCACGCTGGCACCCCGACGCGCGCGGCGTCATCGTCGGGCTGACCTCCTACATCCACCGCGGCCACCTCGCCCGGGCCGTGCTGGAGGCGACCGCCTGGCAGACCCGCGAGGTACTCGACGCGATGAACCGCGACTCCGGCCTGCCGGTGACCCGGCTCAAGGTCGACGGCGGCATGACGGCCAACCACCTGCTCATGCAGTTCGTGGCCGACGTGCTCGACGTGCCGGTGGAGCGCCCGCTGGGGTCCGAGGCGGTCTCGCTCGGCGCGGCGTACGCGGCCGGCCTGGCCGTCGGGTACTGGCCGGACCTGGAGGTGCTGCGCCGCAACTGGCACCGGGCCGCGGCCTGGGAACCGGGCATGGACCCGGGCCTGCGCCGCCGGGAGCACGAGAACTGGGGCCGCGCGGTGGACCGCAGCTTCGGCTGGGCCCGCCACTCCTCCTGA